The genomic region gaagaaccacatactgtacgggtgtgatgatcaggtgtccacaatctTTTGCTCATATAGTGTACATAAGCCAAAAATTAAACACGTCATGGTCTTTTGGCCTTTCAAATGTAGGAAATCAGCCATGTTTGGGGTCAGTttgaagttttcttttttaagacaCTCAACACTGGAGCTATGAggttaatgtaaaatgtaaaaaaaaaaaaaaaaagttgtctgtttgcttttcttactatattcagtccctccaggattttgcgatcacagaaatgaacacaaagatcaagcaaactccacagtattccaaggagcttgcaatttatCCAAATTTCCGCAGATTTGTGTTGGCgcgccatgtgacatcatcgcaAAACACGCATTcatccaaagccctcttcgattcatgagcacagctaaaaaatctcatttaccagcaaacatcaccgtgaaagagCGCGCAAAACAATtccgtgcgattgcgatttcgccaattcgggTACTTTTCCACGGAAGAGCAacaaaaactccacaagttgattggcaccctgtgcagggtgtaccccgcctcgtgcccgatgctccctgggataggctccaggtttccccgtgaccctgaaaaggataaagcgctatagaagatggatggatggatggatggactccacaagttgcattgcaaatttagaaaaaagccacagccaaaaaaaaaaaaaacaatcagtgaAATCCTGTTCGGACTGTATATTAcctccccaacagagtttttttAGACTGGTAGTATTCTTActccgtgacctagtgaaccagtatcaggatatATTTATTGATCGAGAggtcaaagcacttctgtaagtcgcccTGGATAacggtgtctgccaaatgctgtaaatgtaaacgtagcCAAGAAGAGAAGCTTCTAGCCTCCAATTTAACGTCATACAAACCGCATCACGCACATCAGACTCAGGCAGGATGTGTTCGGTAGCGTGAAGTCATCACTGCGCAATAGAAACGATTCGGATGTTATACCGTGGTGCTAAATTCccgactctgattggtcagaaggtgcggATGAATgtttctataacggcagctctgacggtagttcCGTCGgaaaggtttatattatattaaggttaccatttctatagtaacaacaagTAACACGGTGACTTGTGTAGTGGACTCGGGCTATAAACAGATGATTTGTCGATACGGTTGCGTTTTCGCcggctttgcggtttctcagtaacgcCGACACGGTGCATTTTTTTGTGCCATTAACTTTGAACgagaggatggtgagggaacgactgtttatattCATTCCACAACATGGTGTAACCATGAACAGCTAACATGTCAAATCTAACACGTCGTTCTTTAATATATACAGAATTGTAATCGTTGTCGGATTGCCGGGGAATAAGAGGGATGAAACTCTTCGGGGCGTATTGTtaagtgaaataaatacatcaggattcatcacaccactctatcctttgattattttcctataacagcatgccctgtcgTGTTTAACTCCAAGGCAACATCATAGGGACACCGTTTTTATGAAATTTCTGTCactaaaatggaaatgaaatagTCACCTGTTCTGCAATACTAGTAATactaacacacagcacacacgtTCACAGATGCTGAATCCTACATTTAGTGTCacaactgatttaaaatgaGCTGATAAGGAATTAGAGCTGCGAAGCGTTGGCATTTGGAAACCTACATTCACAGGACATCTTTAACTACAGCAGCTGATTCCCTATTAGACATCATGTGCACTAGATATCCCGAATAAGGATCTGCGAAGCATTTGGGATTCAGCGGACGTCATCAGGACTATATCGGCATCGGCGAACTGTTAGATATATAACGatatgctttttgttttcttcaggctCCTTCCGGAACGTGACATGTATTTGTAAAGCTCACTCCGTCCAAAGAGGCCTCATGGAACCGAGTAACGATGTGGCGCTGGACATTATCATCACAAACGTGGTTTCTGTCTTCAGGACCAGGTGTCATTTAAACCTGCGCACTATCGGCCTGGAGGGGAATAACGTCATCTACAGACCGGAAGTAGGGGTGCGTTACGAATCAAAGAGTCAAACTGTTGCACAAGGCAGCGTATGGGTGTGGAATTAGTGGTTTTACGGAtcattttagaaatgtgttgTCTGCTGTAAGCTTTATACTACTACGCTGCTGAGTTCTCGAATGTGATTGGTTAGGTAGTACAGACCTGCCAACTTTTATACATCGTCACAATTTACAGTACTCGAGCTACGCTTCCATACAAAATCGCGAATTTAACTTCATATGCGTTGACTTGTCCGTTTCCATCCCACGTGGTCAAGAAAACTAAATCGTCACTTCTAGGGAAACTGGTGCGTCTCGCTGTCCGTCGTCGTTTACTTTTCCGCGCCAGTTATCCAACCACACGATTTGTTGAGGCAAACGCCACACGACTTTTCTGACGGGATTTATTCGGCGAACGAGCTTCCGTCATAGTTTATCCACGTATCTACTTatcgaattaaaaaaaaacaatccgcCTTAATCGAGCGCACAAGTTTTTCCGTTTTATTCGcttctggtgtttccatccagcgcTTTTTCCATCTTAAAATCCGTGGACAGAAACATAGTTGTTGTTAGAAGTTATCAGTCAAATATATGTCAGAAGAGTAATCCCCGCCCGCCAccccaaataaacacagcagatGAAATCGACTGACATATGAATCTGGAACGATTGAGAGTTGAGCAGATGTTTTGAACGCCCCGATATTAACTGACAccacctggaagccccgcccccttcctctATTTCTTAATAGTTGGCAagtgaggaatccccctgagatgctttttaaacagtattaaaggagttcccacctacgctggacacttatcggctgcttttcggaatatttcgaaTATTTCAaagtcatccgtttaaaaaaatatatatatatttttgtaaataaaatgttagttttctaatgaaagaaatgaatacgtcggcacgattatatttttgtctacgacaccgatttcacacgtttaaatcacacaccttcagatcaaaagcttttttaagatcatgagaaacatttcagtcgagtgtctctgAACGTCTGACCGgtagtatacacacacacacacacacacacacacacacacacacacactcacacactctccagTTTCTACCTTTGACCAGTGATTTGTGAAAGGATttcggtaaaaaaaaatatatatattgtactgCGTTCTTATAACAACACgccacattgtttttttttattctggacAATTCAGCCTCATAATCCTGATCGTAACGGTGCTTGTTTTTTGTGTCCTTCCAGAAAGTACTTATGAAGCTCCGCAAACCTCGCATCACTGCCTCCATATGGTCATCAGGGAAAATCATTTGCACTGGAGCAACAAGGTCAGAATGACAGAATGCGCTTTTGTTCTTTTTACCCATATCCGTCTAATCTAACGAGTCAGCACACTAATAAAAGCTCCACGACAATTCTTGATCTTTTCTCTCCGTAGTGAGGACGAGGCTAAAGTGGGTGCCAGGAGGTTAGCCCGCTGCCTCCAGAAGATAGGATTCAAGGTTGGCCTTTATCTTTGTAGCGCATTCCCTTGCCGGTGTAAATGCCTGTTGGTCACTGGGTTAAATCATGGATGTGTGTGCTCTCCTGCAGGTCAGGTTTTCAGATTTTAAGGTCGTAAACGTCCTGGCAGTGTGCTCCATGCCTTTTCAGATCCGCCTCATCGAGTTCACCAAGAACAACCGTCCCATAGCCAGGTACgatctttattttctgttttttgtccCTGTGCCGTGTGTGGACGCTTTGTGATTTCAAGGCTTTGGGATAGGtccatgagttcaaatctcagcaccaAGA from Ictalurus furcatus strain D&B chromosome 15, Billie_1.0, whole genome shotgun sequence harbors:
- the tbpl1 gene encoding TATA box-binding protein-like 1 isoform X1, with the protein product MEPSNDVALDIIITNVVSVFRTRCHLNLRTIGLEGNNVIYRPEVGKVLMKLRKPRITASIWSSGKIICTGATSEDEAKVGARRLARCLQKIGFKVRFSDFKVVNVLAVCSMPFQIRLIEFTKNNRPIASYEPELHPAASYRIKTLRATVQVFSTGSVTVTGPNVQSVASAVEQIYPLLFECQKKLA
- the tbpl1 gene encoding TATA box-binding protein-like 1 isoform X2; translation: MEPSNDVALDIIITNVVSVFRTRCHLNLRTIGLEGNNVIYRPEKVLMKLRKPRITASIWSSGKIICTGATSEDEAKVGARRLARCLQKIGFKVRFSDFKVVNVLAVCSMPFQIRLIEFTKNNRPIASYEPELHPAASYRIKTLRATVQVFSTGSVTVTGPNVQSVASAVEQIYPLLFECQKKLA